One genomic region from Manis pentadactyla isolate mManPen7 chromosome 12, mManPen7.hap1, whole genome shotgun sequence encodes:
- the LOC118917613 gene encoding yjeF N-terminal domain-containing protein 3 isoform X2, with protein sequence MAEAAVRVPYTLAMSCAAVPDLAAAPEERRFLSTAEAAALERELLEDYRFGRQQLVELCGHASAVAVAKVFPLPALSRKQRTVLVVCGPEQNGAVGLVCARHLRVFEYEPTIFYPTRSLDLLHRDLTTQCEKMDIPFLSYLPAEVQLINDAYRLVVDAVLGPGVEPCEVGGPCIRTLATLKLLSIPLVSLDIPSGWDAETGGGETEDGLRPDVLVSLTAPKRCAGRFSGRHHFVAGRFVPDDVRRKFALRLPGYTGTDCVVAL encoded by the exons ATGGCGGAGGCGGCGGTGCGCGTCCCGTACACCTTGGCCATGAGCTGCGCGGCTGTTCCGGACCTGGCGGCGGCGCCGGAAGAGCGACGTTTCCTCAG CACTGCGGAGGCAGCCGCCCTGGAGCGGGAGCTTCTGGAGGATTACCGCTTCGGGCGGCAGCAGCTGGTGGAGTTGTGCGGCCATGCAAGCGCCGTGGCTGTGGCCAAG GTGTTCCCCTTGCCTGCTCTCTCCCGGAAGCAGAGGACTGTGCTGGTCGTGTGCGGCCCAGAGCAGAACGGGGCTGTGGGGCTGGTCTGTGCCCGGCACCTGCGGGTGTTT GAGTATGAACCGACCATCTTCTACCCCACCCGCTCCCTCGACCTGCTGCACCGCGACCTGACTACCCAGTGTGAGAAAATGGACATCCCCTTTCTATCCTATCTGCCCGCAGAG GTCCAGCTCATCAATGATGCCTACAGGCTGGTGGTGGATGCTGTGCTGGGCCCCGGCGTGGAACCTTGTGAGGTTGGGGGCCCCTGCATACGCACGCTGGCCACGCTCAAACTGCTGTCCATCCCCCTTGTGAGCCTGGACATTCCCTCAG GCTGGGACGCGGAGACCGGCGGCGGGGAGACGGAGGACGGGCTCCGGCCGGATGTGCTCGTGTCGCTCACGGCGCCCAAGCGCTGCGCGGGCCGCTTCTCCGGGCGCCACCACTTCGTCGCCGGCAGGTTCGTGCCCGACGACGTGCGCCGCAAGTTCGCTCTGCGCCTGCCAGGGTACACGGGCACCGACTGCGTCGTGGCGCTGTGA
- the LOC118917613 gene encoding yjeF N-terminal domain-containing protein 3 isoform X3, producing the protein MFPGKLQPCTAEAAALERELLEDYRFGRQQLVELCGHASAVAVAKVFPLPALSRKQRTVLVVCGPEQNGAVGLVCARHLRVFEYEPTIFYPTRSLDLLHRDLTTQCEKMDIPFLSYLPAEVQLINDAYRLVVDAVLGPGVEPCEVGGPCIRTLATLKLLSIPLVSLDIPSGWDAETGGGETEDGLRPDVLVSLTAPKRCAGRFSGRHHFVAGRFVPDDVRRKFALRLPGYTGTDCVVAL; encoded by the exons ATGTTCCCTGGGAAACTGCAACCGTG CACTGCGGAGGCAGCCGCCCTGGAGCGGGAGCTTCTGGAGGATTACCGCTTCGGGCGGCAGCAGCTGGTGGAGTTGTGCGGCCATGCAAGCGCCGTGGCTGTGGCCAAG GTGTTCCCCTTGCCTGCTCTCTCCCGGAAGCAGAGGACTGTGCTGGTCGTGTGCGGCCCAGAGCAGAACGGGGCTGTGGGGCTGGTCTGTGCCCGGCACCTGCGGGTGTTT GAGTATGAACCGACCATCTTCTACCCCACCCGCTCCCTCGACCTGCTGCACCGCGACCTGACTACCCAGTGTGAGAAAATGGACATCCCCTTTCTATCCTATCTGCCCGCAGAG GTCCAGCTCATCAATGATGCCTACAGGCTGGTGGTGGATGCTGTGCTGGGCCCCGGCGTGGAACCTTGTGAGGTTGGGGGCCCCTGCATACGCACGCTGGCCACGCTCAAACTGCTGTCCATCCCCCTTGTGAGCCTGGACATTCCCTCAG GCTGGGACGCGGAGACCGGCGGCGGGGAGACGGAGGACGGGCTCCGGCCGGATGTGCTCGTGTCGCTCACGGCGCCCAAGCGCTGCGCGGGCCGCTTCTCCGGGCGCCACCACTTCGTCGCCGGCAGGTTCGTGCCCGACGACGTGCGCCGCAAGTTCGCTCTGCGCCTGCCAGGGTACACGGGCACCGACTGCGTCGTGGCGCTGTGA
- the LOC118917613 gene encoding yjeF N-terminal domain-containing protein 3 isoform X1 yields MLRRHQSSPPPPMSWSALSRFHCLESAHRPRQSSGCISPASSHLRGWGRLHGPGAVEPTCASQNTRGRLRFSTAEAAALERELLEDYRFGRQQLVELCGHASAVAVAKVFPLPALSRKQRTVLVVCGPEQNGAVGLVCARHLRVFEYEPTIFYPTRSLDLLHRDLTTQCEKMDIPFLSYLPAEVQLINDAYRLVVDAVLGPGVEPCEVGGPCIRTLATLKLLSIPLVSLDIPSGWDAETGGGETEDGLRPDVLVSLTAPKRCAGRFSGRHHFVAGRFVPDDVRRKFALRLPGYTGTDCVVAL; encoded by the exons ATGCTCCGCAGACACCAGTCCAGTCCGCCCCCTCCAATGTCCTGGAGTGCACTCAGTCGTTTTCACTGCCTGGAATCTGCCCACCGTCCGCGTCAAAGTTCAGGCTGCATTTCTCCTGCTTCCTCCCACCTTCGGGGTTGGGGGCGCCTGCACGGGCCTGGGGCAGTAGAACCAACATGCGCCTCCCAGAACACCAGAGGGCGCCTACGCTTCAG CACTGCGGAGGCAGCCGCCCTGGAGCGGGAGCTTCTGGAGGATTACCGCTTCGGGCGGCAGCAGCTGGTGGAGTTGTGCGGCCATGCAAGCGCCGTGGCTGTGGCCAAG GTGTTCCCCTTGCCTGCTCTCTCCCGGAAGCAGAGGACTGTGCTGGTCGTGTGCGGCCCAGAGCAGAACGGGGCTGTGGGGCTGGTCTGTGCCCGGCACCTGCGGGTGTTT GAGTATGAACCGACCATCTTCTACCCCACCCGCTCCCTCGACCTGCTGCACCGCGACCTGACTACCCAGTGTGAGAAAATGGACATCCCCTTTCTATCCTATCTGCCCGCAGAG GTCCAGCTCATCAATGATGCCTACAGGCTGGTGGTGGATGCTGTGCTGGGCCCCGGCGTGGAACCTTGTGAGGTTGGGGGCCCCTGCATACGCACGCTGGCCACGCTCAAACTGCTGTCCATCCCCCTTGTGAGCCTGGACATTCCCTCAG GCTGGGACGCGGAGACCGGCGGCGGGGAGACGGAGGACGGGCTCCGGCCGGATGTGCTCGTGTCGCTCACGGCGCCCAAGCGCTGCGCGGGCCGCTTCTCCGGGCGCCACCACTTCGTCGCCGGCAGGTTCGTGCCCGACGACGTGCGCCGCAAGTTCGCTCTGCGCCTGCCAGGGTACACGGGCACCGACTGCGTCGTGGCGCTGTGA